From the genome of Alcanivorax sp.:
ATGCCCGCCGCCGTGTGGATGCCCTCTACGGGCCACGCCTTGAGCAACTGGAGCAGCAATGGCAGGAGTCTGCCAGTGTGGCCACTCCAGAGCTTGCCTCCCGGGTTAATCAGGCGCTCAATCGCTGTCGCTCTCAACTGGCAGAATTGCAGGAAGAACACCGCCGAAAAGCCCTGGCTGAAACGGCTGAAATGGAAAGAAATGCAGCGTGCCGAACACTCTATCAGTTGCTGGGTGAAGCCAGTGGCGAGACCTGGGAACATCAGCTGGGAGAGTTGCGTTCTGCGCTTGCCACCCAACAGCGGCGCTGGCAGGGGGCCAGCCAGCAAAGCGAACCGGCCACTCATGAACGGGATGCCTTCGATAACCTGACAGCGGCCTTCCAGGCCATGCTGGACCTGGCGGCAGAGGCCAACGACAACCGGGACAACCCGGAAAAACTGGCCAGCCTGGCACAGCAATGGCCGGCGGAATACGCCCGCCCTCCTCTGCTCGATGCCATTGTCGAGAGCACCGGAAAGGAACCGGCCCCGGACAAGAAAACCACCAACCCGCACCGGGGGCTACTGATCGCCCTGAAACGGGAACTGAGCAAAGGCAACCTGCGGCATGCCAACCGGCTATGGCACAAGGCCGAAGCCGTAATCGCCGAAGGGGACGCCCCGCAACTGGCCCGCGAGCTTGAAAAGCTCACCCCCAGACGCGCCGAACTACAGGACTGGCACCGTTTTGCAGCCGAACCCAAGAAAGTGGAACTGTGCGAGAAGATGGAATTGCTCGCAGACAGCACCATGGATGCGCCACAACTGGCCAGCGCCATACAGGCACTGCATGAGGAATGGCGCAGCCTGATGAGCTCGGATCAAGATGAAGATCAGGCCTTGTGGGATCGCTTCAAGGCCGCCACCGACGTGGCTTACGAACCCTGCAAGGCCCACTTTGCTGAACAGGATGCCCAACGCAAGGCCAACCTGGCGAAACGGATTGAACTCCTTGAACAGCTGGAAGGCTTTATCAATCTGCAAGACTGGAGCAAGGCCGACTGGGAGGGGATCTGGCAGATTCGCCAGCAGGCCCCGAGAGACTGGCAGCGTCATCACCCGGTACGCTTTACCGATGCCCGTGATGCCCAGAAACGGTTTTCTGCCGCGTTATCCACCCTTGATGAGCAACTGGAAGCGCATAGCAAGGAAGCAGAGAACGAGCGCAACGCATTGATCGCCAATGCGGAGAAAATCTCACTGGACGGTGACGATCTGCGCAATGCCATCCAGCAGGCCCTGGATATCCAGAAACAGTGGCGCAACACCGCCTGGCTACCGCCCGCACGCCACCGCCCACTGCAAAAAAAGTTTCGCAAAGCGATTGACCGCGTTTTCAAGGCCAGAGACAAGCAAAAAGAGGCAGAGAAGACCGCCCAGTCTCAACGCCAGGCGGTGATTGGCGAGCACCTGGACGCACTGGAGCAGGCACTGGTTGCCGAATTTTCAGACGCC
Proteins encoded in this window:
- a CDS encoding DUF349 domain-containing protein produces the protein MFGRFLKPRWQHTNPDIRLKAIERMSAVAEGDALAQLARGDASDLVRAAATTRITDLNLLDDILNQDSAPSVRESASMRIMALLAGTCEEAPPHDTRLRLVRLTNNPDVLAHVARHSPDERCQQAAIERLDNPALLMTLAVDGPSEPVRVSAAQRINTLPDLKRLAREGRDKRVVRIARDAAKALQEQQQQQNAESARVIQLADRFEQHARRRVDALYGPRLEQLEQQWQESASVATPELASRVNQALNRCRSQLAELQEEHRRKALAETAEMERNAACRTLYQLLGEASGETWEHQLGELRSALATQQRRWQGASQQSEPATHERDAFDNLTAAFQAMLDLAAEANDNRDNPEKLASLAQQWPAEYARPPLLDAIVESTGKEPAPDKKTTNPHRGLLIALKRELSKGNLRHANRLWHKAEAVIAEGDAPQLARELEKLTPRRAELQDWHRFAAEPKKVELCEKMELLADSTMDAPQLASAIQALHEEWRSLMSSDQDEDQALWDRFKAATDVAYEPCKAHFAEQDAQRKANLAKRIELLEQLEGFINLQDWSKADWEGIWQIRQQAPRDWQRHHPVRFTDARDAQKRFSAALSTLDEQLEAHSKEAENERNALIANAEKISLDGDDLRNAIQQALDIQKQWRNTAWLPPARHRPLQKKFRKAIDRVFKARDKQKEAEKTAQSQRQAVIGEHLDALEQALVAEFSDANAATLKHTLSELDAASDGRLPAGLNKKVQQLRRRAQERLARLDDWQDWHRLQEQVLALPAEDASNDAMLVMAVAFEALAGVPSPEAERQRRLAWQLETLPSAMKKQGFAVMDEMRKLLKEHVGGISETERKRLLDALAVLEPGNA